In Tiliqua scincoides isolate rTilSci1 chromosome 1, rTilSci1.hap2, whole genome shotgun sequence, the following are encoded in one genomic region:
- the KBTBD11 gene encoding kelch repeat and BTB domain-containing protein 11 translates to MGEEAEAPRCSAGELSAVLCLFPPGENGAVAEAKSCEETEQQLASAGKGAGAEAAERSLQPSASMEGRVATEEENGGGGPGQSAQLPLQAPCGFGSSLCFSSPDGGDRGAPPPDPDAAAAGAAAAAPSSTSSSPSSCSSSSARRVVQSQWEINNAAASESDEEDGGRSCSSQAGQPPPSSGGFSPPAAAPSQLEPCASSDQEPDLVIEVCGRRLRAHKAVLAAKSDYFRARSSRDILRVKGVSYGALRLLLEYVYTARMGEVRHDNLAEVVSGARVLQMPCALHCAAEAMRAQLRLDNCYQLLCLAKKQRLAELREAAYRFMSDHYLQVLREPAVYGRLSGAERDLILRRRLEAGKPCLMVAEVSDAFERLSASSRPQSRESSRPQSPSSVVSLDESSYLLYSYQESAKEWRVQTRLPEEANAKGCAMCVLYNYLFLAGGISAVPGEQRAKLSDKVFCYNPLTDTWSQVKPMGQPRSQLKLLALDGYLYAVGGECLFTVEKYDPRADRWSPVAPLPKGAFAVAHEATTCNGEIYVSGGSLFYRLLKYDPKRDEWQECPYNSSRRRSADMVVYKSFIYRFDVSSSRGEQGQAGGVEVFRYNTVAKHWSQCASLRPSGNPVQPFRCAALGSTIYCVNRTGVLCFNLSQNGEVEADGGLKGTFDTELLKAPFDTKGVLLPFVLTLPEKEKIGESESPLTL, encoded by the coding sequence atgggggaggaggcagaagcgCCCCGGTGCAGTGCAGGAGAACTCAGTGCTGTCCTCTGTCTCTTTCCCCCAGGTGAGAATGGGGCTGTGGCGGAGGCGAAGAGCTGCGAGGAGACGGAGCAGCAGCTAGCGTCGGCGGGGAAAGGTGCGGGCGCGGAGGCGGCGGAGAGGAGCCTGCAGCCCTCCGCCTCGATGGAAGGGCGCGTTGCGACAGAGGAAGAGAACGGCGGAGGCGGCCCCGGGCAGAGCGCGCAGCTCCCTTTGCAGGCGCCCTGCGGCTTCGGCTCCTCGCTGTGCTTCAGCTCCCCCGACGGCGGAGACCGGGGCGCGCCACCGCCGGACCCCGACGCAGCGGCCgccggcgccgccgccgccgcgccctcctccacctcctcgtCCCCTTcgtcctgcagcagcagcagcgcccgcCGCGTGGTGCAGAGCCAGTGGGAGATCAACAACGCGGCGGCGTCCGAGTCCGACGAGGAGGACGGAGGGAGAAGCTGCAGCAGCCAGGCGGGGCAGCCGCCCCCCTCCTCGGGCGGCTTCAGCCCCCCAGCCGCGGCGCCCAGCCAGCTGGAGCCGTGCGCCTCGTCGGACCAGGAGCCGGACCTGGTGATCGAGGTGTGCGGGCGCCGCCTGCGGGCGCACAAGGCGGTGCTGGCGGCCAAGAGCGACTACTTCCGCGCGCGCTCCTCCAGGGACATCCTGCGGGTGAAGGGGGTGAGCTACGGGGCGCTGCGCCTGCTGCTGGAGTACGTGTACACGGCGCGCATGGGCGAGGTGCGCCACGACAACCTGGCCGAGGTGGTGAGCGGCGCCCGCGTGCTGCAGATGCCCTGCGCCTTGCACTGCGCCGCCGAGGCCATGCGGGCGCAGCTGCGCCTCGACAACTGCTACCAGCTCCTCTGCCTGGCCAAGAAGCAGCGGCTGGCCGAGCTGCGGGAGGCCGCCTACCGCTTCATGAGCGACCACTACCTGCAGGTGCTGCGGGAGCCCGCCGTCTACGGGCGCCTCAGTGGCGCCGAGAGGGACCTGATCCTGCGGCGCCGCCTGGAGGCCGGCAAGCCCTGCCTGATGGTGGCCGAGGTGAGCGACGCCTTCGAGAGGCTCAGCGCCAGCAGCCGCCCGCAGAGCCGAGAGAGCAGCCGCCCTCAGAGCCCTTCTTCAGTCGTGTCCTTGGACGAGAGCAGCTACCTTCTCTACAGCTACCAGGAGTCGGCCAAGGAGTGGAGGGTGCAGACCCGCCTGCCCGAGGAGGCCAACGCCAAAGGGTGCGCCATGTGCGTCCTCTACAACTACCTCTTCCTTGCCGGGGGCATCTCTGCCGTGCCTGGTGAACAGCGGGCCAAGCTCTCTGACAAAGTCTTCTGCTACAACCCCTTGACTGATACTTGGAGTCAGGTGAAGCCAATGGGGCAACCTCGCTCCCAGCTGAAGCTCCTGGCCCTGGATGGCTATCTCTATGCTGTAGGTGGGGAGTGTCTCTTCACTGTGGAAAAATATGACCCCCGAGCAGATCGATGGAGCCCAGTAGCTCCTTTGCCTAAAGGCGCCTTTGCTGTGGCTCATGAAGCCACCACATGCAATGGAGAAATCTATGTATCCGGTGGGTCACTCTTCTACCGCCTACTCAAGTATGATCCCAAGCGGGATGAGTGGCAGGAGTGCCCTTACAACAGTAGTCGGCGGCGGTCCGCTGACATGGTGGTCTACAAGAGCTTCATCTACCGCTTTGATGTGAGCAGCAGTCGTGGGGAACAAGGGCAAGCTGGTGGGGTAGAAGTCTTCCGGTATAATACAGTGGCCAAGCACTGGAGTCAGTGTGCTTCTTTGCGCCCCAGTGGCAATCCTGTGCAGCCATTCCGCTGCGCTGCATTGGGCAGTACCATCTACTGTGTCAACCGAACTGGAGTGTTGTGCTTTAACCTGTCCCAGAATGGCGAGGTGGAAGCAGACGGTGGACTCAAAGGCACCTTTGATACAGAACTGCTTAAAGCTCCGTTTGATACTAAAGGAGTCCTTCTTCCATTTGTGCTCACCTtaccagagaaagagaaaattgGGGAGTCAGAGAGTCCTCTGACATTGTGA